Below is a window of Rodentibacter sp. JRC1 DNA.
ATCGGCACTCGCATTAAAAATAAGATCTTCCGAAAGTACGCCGCAAGGTTGATCTTTGGGAATTTTACCTTGCTCATAGGCTTCGTAATCATCACGCCAATCGCCGCTAAAATAATATTTTTCCAAGAATTTCATTTTCGGTAAGAATGTTTGCCATTTTTCAAGAAACCATTGTGCTTCCGCAA
It encodes the following:
- a CDS encoding DUF4298 domain-containing protein, which translates into the protein MLPKERLAQIVEMEAILNESTDFLAEAQWFLEKWQTFLPKMKFLEKYYFSGDWRDDYEAYEQGKIPKDQPCGVLSEDLIFNASADQQRLAIEYLKVITVILDH